A genomic window from Silene latifolia isolate original U9 population chromosome Y, ASM4854445v1, whole genome shotgun sequence includes:
- the LOC141628673 gene encoding uncharacterized protein LOC141628673, which produces MNEGVTTHVTQFRPIACCNVLYKCISKLICNRLAEVLPEIISLNQGGFIKGWSIIENILMCQDLVRLYNRQACSPRCMFKMDLMKAYDSVSLDFLRELLIAFNFPNQFGELVIECVISATFSISLNGETFGFCPASGLRINAQKSCVYFNGVSPHLKKDIRSISGFIEGKLPFKYLGVPITAGRLKKKDFALLIDKIVARLRSLGAKNLSYAGRLVLVSSVLSTMHNYWAAMFVLPKSVLKRLMIFAGISFGRVAQSMVKFPLLEAEVKGCYQWLRLKRNQVEWYRAIWCPVAVPKHNFIAWIIAHQALKLKARLMHTETHQHLFINCQFSQELLHKVGKWLGADISKEGSILTFVRRRWSKLRKSITTAAVIACWYFIWLQRNEARIHQCVTRPSIVASHLQEVIRSRFLYCKPVCISKKDVNWLSKVQLAYL; this is translated from the exons ggtgtcacaacccATGTCACTCAGTTTAGGCCTATTGCATGTTGCAATGTTCTCTACAAGTGTATATCTAAATTAATTTGCAATAGGCTGGCTGAGGTGTTACCAGAGATTATTAGTCTGAACCAAGGCGGTTTTATCAAAGGTTGGAGTATTATTGAAAACATCTTGATGTGCCAAGATCTTGTCAGGTTGTATAATAGACAAGCCTGCTCCCCAAGGTGTATGTTTAAGATGGATTTAATGAAGGCCTATGACTCAGTTAGCTTGGACTTCTTAAGAGAACTGTTGATTGCTTTTAATTTCCCTAATCAGTTCGGAGAGTTGGTGATAGAATGTGTGATAAGTGCTACCTTTTCTATCTCCTTGAATGGTGAAACTTTTGGTTTTTGCCCTG CATCTGGACTTAGAATAAATGCTCAGAAGTCTTGTGTGTATTTCAATGGAGTCAGTCCACATCTCAAGAAGGATATCAGGTCCATCTCTGGGTTTATAGAAGGCAAACTACCTTTTAAATACCTTGGGGTGCCCATTACAGCAGGTAGGCTAAAGAAAAAGGATTTTGCACTGTTGATTGATAAGATTGTGGCCAGGCTTAGAAGTTTAGGAGCTAAGAATTTATCTTATGCTGGAAGATTAGTCTTAGTTTCTTCAGTTTTGTCTACAATGCACAATTATTGGGCTGCTATGTTTGTCCTACCCAAAAGTGTGCTCAAGAGATTGATGATATTTGCAGGAATTTCCTTTGGGAGGGTAGCTCAGAGTATGGTAAAGTTCCCTCTGTTGGAGGCAGAAG TGAAAGGATGTTATCAATGGTTAAGACTGAAGAGGAATCAGGTGGAATGGTACAGGGCAATCTGGTGTCCTGTAGCTGTTCCAAAGCATAACTTCATTGCCTGGATTATAGCTCATCAGGCTTTGAAGCTGAAGGCTAGGCTG ATGCATACTGAAACACATCAACATCTGTTTATTAATTGCCAGTTCAGTCAAGAACTATTACATAAAGTAGGGAAATGGTTGGGTGCTGACATTAGTAAAGAAGGTAGCATACTTACTTTTGTACGCAGAAGATGGAGTAAGCTAAGGAAGAGCATCACAACAGCTGCAGTTATTGCTTGTTGGTACTTTATTTGGCTGCAGAGAAATGAAGCAAGAATACATCAGTGTGTTACTAGACCAAGCATTGTTGCTAGTCATCTCCAAGAGGTCATTAGAAGTCGTTTCCTTTATTGTAAACCAGTTTGTATCTCTAAAAAAGATGTAAATTGGTTGTCCAAGGTGCAATTAGCTTATCtttaa